One genomic segment of Sanyastnella coralliicola includes these proteins:
- a CDS encoding M15 family metallopeptidase encodes MRYVAFLFLLISITGYSQALSKEELLGQFDPSTHPDFVRIDSKYTSKHNIYLRQEVYEAYERMYEEAWKAGINLQILSATRNFDYQRGIWERKWDRPRYMGWQDIDKAVDIMTYSSMPGTSRHHWGTDIDLCSLSNDWFASAEGARVYDWLNLNAWKYGFRQVYSNKEITGRTGYNEEKWHWSYMPLSSVFLDQYNALVLEEDIEGFPGSEVAGEIGVITDYVNGVED; translated from the coding sequence ATGCGATACGTGGCTTTTTTGTTTCTACTCATTTCGATCACTGGCTATTCCCAAGCCCTCTCGAAAGAAGAATTACTCGGACAGTTCGATCCATCGACCCATCCTGACTTTGTCCGAATCGATTCCAAGTACACGAGTAAACACAACATCTACCTTCGTCAAGAAGTGTATGAAGCCTACGAACGCATGTATGAAGAAGCATGGAAGGCTGGGATAAACCTTCAAATACTCAGCGCTACACGAAACTTTGATTACCAACGCGGCATTTGGGAGCGCAAGTGGGATCGTCCGCGTTATATGGGTTGGCAAGACATTGACAAGGCTGTCGACATCATGACTTACAGCTCTATGCCAGGCACTTCACGCCACCACTGGGGTACGGATATTGATTTGTGTTCGCTTAGTAATGATTGGTTCGCTAGCGCGGAAGGGGCTAGAGTATATGACTGGTTGAACCTCAATGCTTGGAAATATGGATTCAGGCAGGTCTACTCGAATAAAGAAATCACCGGACGCACAGGATACAACGAAGAAAAGTGGCATTGGTCGTACATGCCATTGTCAAGCGTATTCCTAGATCAATACAACGCGTTGGTGCTTGAAGAAGACATCGAAGGATTCCCCGGATCTGAAGTTGCGGGCGAAATTGGTGTCATCACAGACTACGTCAATGGAGTAGAAGACTAG
- the corA gene encoding magnesium/cobalt transporter CorA produces the protein MEDKLKEINNSDKAGVSGGAQKAGLPPGALVFIGKPQNFEPHLEVITYTSEGAQQHEIATVSEAAELAKTEGVAWVTLFGIHKAEIVGEMGKNFGIHALMLEDILDTTQRPTSEVFGNLLFFSLKMLQWSETRRGITFEQVSFVLGPGHVLLFQDRPGDIFDGLRNRIISGKGQLRQRKGDFLVYRMIDTVVDQYFVAAEKIADRIERLEADIMREPREVHMSRLMKMKKQLLQMRRTIIPLRDNVGLLERSQHPLISPETLPYLRDVNDHIKEVIEMLDMYRETVTGLIDLYMSRTSNKMNEVMKVLTVVTSIFIPLSFFTGVYGMNFDNIPELHEKYGYFILWGVMISITIGMLIFFRRKKWL, from the coding sequence ATGGAAGATAAACTGAAGGAAATCAATAATTCCGACAAGGCTGGTGTATCAGGTGGAGCACAGAAAGCTGGTCTCCCTCCAGGAGCGCTGGTCTTCATCGGGAAACCTCAAAACTTTGAACCACATTTAGAAGTGATCACTTACACTTCGGAAGGTGCCCAGCAACACGAAATTGCTACCGTAAGTGAAGCGGCTGAATTGGCAAAAACTGAAGGTGTAGCCTGGGTCACGCTTTTTGGAATTCACAAAGCGGAGATCGTGGGAGAAATGGGAAAGAACTTCGGAATCCATGCATTGATGCTGGAAGATATCCTGGACACCACGCAGCGACCAACTTCTGAGGTATTTGGTAACCTGTTATTCTTCTCTCTCAAAATGCTCCAGTGGAGTGAAACACGCAGAGGAATCACCTTTGAACAAGTAAGCTTCGTCTTAGGTCCGGGACATGTCTTACTATTCCAAGACCGACCTGGTGATATTTTCGATGGACTGCGCAACCGTATCATTAGTGGAAAAGGGCAATTGAGACAGCGCAAAGGAGATTTCCTCGTCTACCGAATGATTGATACTGTCGTTGACCAATATTTCGTTGCTGCAGAAAAAATCGCTGATCGAATCGAAAGGCTGGAGGCTGACATCATGCGCGAACCTCGCGAAGTCCATATGTCGCGTCTTATGAAGATGAAAAAACAGCTGTTACAAATGCGAAGAACCATCATCCCACTGCGTGATAACGTTGGGCTTTTGGAACGTAGTCAACACCCTCTCATCTCTCCTGAGACGCTTCCCTATTTAAGGGATGTGAACGATCACATTAAGGAGGTCATCGAAATGCTAGATATGTACCGCGAAACTGTCACAGGACTCATCGATTTGTACATGTCGCGCACCAGCAACAAAATGAATGAAGTCATGAAGGTGCTCACGGTAGTCACTTCCATATTCATTCCTCTCTCCTTCTTCACCGGTGTCTATGGTATGAACTTCGACAACATACCGGAGCTACATGAAAAGTATGGTTATTTCATACTCTGGGGGGTGATGATCTCGATCACAATAGGGATGTTGATTTTCTTCCGACGAAAGAAATGGCTTTGA
- a CDS encoding glycosyltransferase: MEKVKKLRILFLSSWFPDRNQPTLGNFVKRHAQAVALKHDVVVVHAVADSSISEEEWVHQKDGNYEEYILYHPPKWPRYFRHPKYLRKAVYKYLDEGGERPDLIHLNVLYPAGRQAIHFHDEWGVPLVASEHWTGYHNNTHSAIKPWELKVMKGVGERAYKLLPVTQHLASAMEKAGVKGSYDTVANVVDTDLFDRKSTHDGPFRFLHVSSLFDQHKNVSGLLNAFAKLLEKNDKVFLEIIGDGDTTPHIEKAKALNIPSDKISFEGEKTIEEIADRMKKSDAFVLFSNYENLPCVIGEAWSTGTPVISSDVGGISEHLNQEKGMLVQPGNEGELLAAMQSIIQLQHQYNRDDLRSYAVKHFSNEAICEAFSQVYYQAIAAQK; the protein is encoded by the coding sequence ATGGAAAAAGTCAAAAAACTACGTATCCTCTTCCTTTCAAGCTGGTTTCCTGACCGGAATCAACCTACGCTGGGAAACTTCGTAAAGCGTCACGCTCAGGCAGTTGCGCTGAAACACGACGTAGTTGTGGTGCACGCTGTGGCTGATTCATCGATTTCAGAAGAAGAATGGGTGCATCAAAAAGATGGGAATTACGAAGAGTACATTCTCTATCACCCTCCGAAATGGCCGCGTTATTTTCGACACCCGAAGTACTTGCGCAAGGCGGTCTATAAATACCTGGATGAAGGTGGTGAACGTCCTGACTTGATTCATTTGAATGTTCTTTACCCAGCTGGTCGACAAGCGATTCATTTTCATGATGAATGGGGTGTGCCCTTGGTAGCTTCTGAACACTGGACAGGTTACCATAACAACACGCATAGCGCCATTAAGCCTTGGGAGTTGAAGGTGATGAAAGGTGTGGGAGAACGCGCCTATAAACTGTTGCCAGTCACACAACACTTGGCTTCTGCCATGGAGAAGGCTGGAGTTAAAGGAAGCTACGACACGGTAGCGAACGTGGTCGATACTGATCTCTTCGATCGTAAATCAACCCATGACGGGCCATTCCGCTTCTTGCATGTCTCTTCTTTGTTTGATCAGCACAAGAACGTAAGTGGATTATTGAATGCCTTTGCCAAGCTGCTCGAGAAGAACGATAAGGTCTTCTTAGAAATCATTGGTGACGGTGATACCACGCCTCACATTGAGAAGGCAAAAGCACTGAATATTCCAAGTGATAAGATCTCCTTCGAAGGTGAAAAGACCATTGAAGAGATTGCTGACCGCATGAAAAAGAGCGATGCCTTCGTCTTGTTCAGCAATTATGAGAATCTCCCTTGTGTAATTGGAGAAGCTTGGTCTACAGGAACTCCCGTGATTTCGAGTGACGTCGGCGGCATCAGTGAGCACCTGAATCAAGAAAAGGGAATGTTGGTACAGCCAGGCAATGAAGGCGAGCTATTGGCGGCCATGCAATCAATCATCCAGTTACAACACCAATATAATAGGGATGATCTCCGTTCCTATGCCGTGAAGCATTTTAGCAACGAGGCCATTTGTGAGGCCTTCTCTCAGGTCTATTACCAAGCAATCGCAGCGCAAAAATGA
- a CDS encoding lipopolysaccharide biosynthesis protein — MKWKVATSMASRLLVMLFTVAVVLMVTNKIGAEGQGTAALVQLGILLIVSITNFIGGGAVVYLLPRIGTRPLVLPAYVWSTAIAGIFYGFFQLVPIVPEEFVLDVVILGWLQAMFTFHLQILVGQERIHRFNVIVTLQAFWLAAMLAYLIFGAEAVEIRSYINALYVSFGMTYLIALFSSWKHMMVPSEITPRAAFDELWKFGRYAQLGNILQLLTYRSNIWIVEKLIGLSASGIYSLSLYASESIWNVGKSLALVQGARIANTNDDAYNRQLTSKFMKLSISGSVVLIGIMLALPDRFYQWLFGEEMAGLYWVLLWVSPGILANACSMIYSHYFSGVGLHRNNTIGSGAGLAALLIVVYPLITNYGVEGGAMAASVAYIIQLITMGILFRRGSNR; from the coding sequence ATGAAATGGAAAGTAGCCACAAGCATGGCTTCCCGTCTACTCGTGATGCTGTTCACGGTGGCTGTCGTATTGATGGTCACGAACAAGATCGGCGCTGAAGGACAAGGAACGGCGGCCTTGGTGCAGCTTGGTATTCTGTTGATTGTCTCCATCACCAACTTCATCGGGGGTGGTGCCGTAGTTTATCTTTTGCCACGCATTGGTACTCGTCCGCTAGTATTACCGGCTTACGTTTGGAGTACCGCTATCGCGGGAATCTTCTATGGCTTCTTTCAGCTCGTACCCATTGTTCCTGAAGAGTTTGTCCTCGATGTGGTGATCTTAGGTTGGCTACAAGCGATGTTCACCTTCCACCTGCAAATTTTGGTCGGACAAGAACGAATTCACCGTTTCAACGTGATTGTGACCTTACAGGCTTTTTGGCTAGCGGCTATGCTGGCCTATTTGATTTTTGGGGCAGAAGCGGTTGAAATCAGATCGTACATCAACGCGCTCTACGTTTCTTTTGGAATGACCTACCTCATCGCACTGTTTTCAAGTTGGAAGCACATGATGGTGCCTAGTGAAATCACTCCTCGAGCGGCATTCGATGAGCTCTGGAAATTCGGACGCTATGCTCAACTGGGTAATATCCTTCAACTATTGACCTACCGGTCGAATATCTGGATCGTAGAAAAGCTCATCGGCCTGAGCGCAAGCGGGATTTACTCCCTCTCTCTCTACGCCAGTGAATCTATTTGGAACGTTGGAAAGAGCCTCGCCCTTGTTCAAGGAGCACGTATCGCCAACACCAACGACGATGCCTACAATCGCCAGCTCACCAGCAAGTTTATGAAACTGTCTATCTCGGGCTCCGTTGTTCTCATCGGAATCATGCTCGCCCTCCCAGACCGCTTCTACCAATGGCTTTTCGGCGAAGAAATGGCCGGACTCTATTGGGTACTTCTCTGGGTTTCTCCAGGTATCCTCGCCAATGCATGCAGTATGATTTACTCGCATTACTTCAGCGGCGTAGGCCTCCACAGAAACAACACCATCGGCTCCGGTGCCGGTCTGGCCGCCCTCTTAATTGTTGTCTACCCCCTCATCACCAACTACGGTGTAGAAGGAGGCGCCATGGCAGCGAGTGTTGCGTATATCATCCAACTCATCACCATGGGGATACTTTTTAGACGAGGGTCTAATCGATAA
- the bshB1 gene encoding bacillithiol biosynthesis deacetylase BshB1 — MKLDVLALAAHPDDAEISAGGTIASMVASGKKVGIVDLTRGELGSRGSADLRDQEAAASAKILGLSARENLHMADGFFQHTEENIRAIIRMIRKYKPDIVLANSVTDRHPDHGKGAKLQAEACFLSGLRRIETELDGQAQEAWRPRAVYHYIQDYFIDPDVVVDISDFYGKKMDSIKAFSSQFYDPNSEEPETPISGKEFFDFIESRAMQFGRPIGAKYGEGFTSARFVGVRDLTTLL, encoded by the coding sequence ATGAAGCTTGACGTACTAGCATTGGCAGCTCACCCAGATGATGCAGAGATCTCAGCAGGAGGTACTATCGCATCTATGGTGGCATCGGGGAAGAAAGTGGGAATCGTTGATCTCACGCGAGGTGAATTAGGTAGCCGTGGTAGTGCAGACCTGCGCGATCAAGAAGCAGCCGCTTCCGCAAAGATTTTAGGCTTGTCGGCCCGTGAGAACCTACACATGGCCGACGGCTTCTTCCAACACACGGAAGAGAACATTCGTGCGATCATTCGCATGATCAGAAAATACAAGCCAGATATCGTCCTAGCGAATTCCGTAACTGATCGTCACCCAGATCACGGAAAGGGAGCGAAACTTCAGGCTGAAGCTTGTTTTCTCTCTGGCTTACGCCGAATCGAAACAGAACTCGACGGACAAGCACAAGAAGCTTGGCGTCCGAGAGCAGTATACCATTACATTCAAGACTACTTCATCGATCCAGACGTAGTAGTCGACATTTCTGACTTCTACGGTAAGAAGATGGATTCCATCAAAGCCTTCAGCAGTCAGTTCTATGATCCAAACTCAGAAGAACCTGAAACCCCCATCAGCGGAAAAGAGTTCTTCGACTTCATCGAATCACGCGCCATGCAATTCGGAAGACCCATCGGAGCCAAATACGGCGAAGGGTTTACGAGTGCGAGGTTTGTTGGGGTTAGGGATCTTACGACTCTTCTTTAA
- a CDS encoding glutathione peroxidase: MNKTLHDFTVETLMGDSFDLSSLAGKKVMVVNTASECGLTPQYEQLQELYNEYGGEKFEIIGFPSNDFAGQEPGSNEEIASFCQKNYGVTFPMMTKVAVKGDNIHPVYAWLTQKAQNGVSDYEVKWNFHKFLIDEKGNLVKEIQPQTLPIDEEIINWLSE, from the coding sequence ATGAACAAAACACTTCACGACTTTACAGTGGAAACCCTCATGGGGGATTCCTTCGATTTATCTTCCCTCGCAGGGAAAAAGGTAATGGTAGTTAATACCGCTTCTGAATGCGGATTGACTCCTCAGTACGAGCAGCTGCAAGAACTATACAATGAGTATGGAGGTGAGAAGTTCGAGATCATCGGCTTCCCATCAAACGACTTTGCTGGACAAGAGCCAGGATCAAACGAAGAAATCGCAAGCTTCTGTCAAAAGAACTACGGGGTAACTTTCCCGATGATGACGAAAGTAGCGGTGAAAGGGGATAACATTCATCCTGTTTATGCTTGGCTCACTCAGAAGGCACAGAACGGAGTGTCTGATTACGAAGTAAAGTGGAACTTCCACAAGTTCTTGATCGACGAGAAAGGAAACTTGGTGAAGGAAATTCAACCACAAACACTTCCAATCGACGAAGAGATCATTAATTGGTTGAGCGAATAA
- a CDS encoding M23 family metallopeptidase → MLKTTGTTLTLSFFLLLGLNSYAQSTGGGFEESRKESGVTEKTLTDESIWDINDSLMHIPAYDDYCEWDTRNIHAYDFDYRELTDTVHMTLRHEECDYATPFYGRITSNFGERGARYHYGIDIKLYKGDPVKVAFEGLVRIAQYSRTYGNVVVVRHSNGLETLYAHLSARKVKPGDYVQAGDIIGLGGNTGRSTGSHLHFECRYKGEPIDPNLIINWETGELNIDELDLNAEHFAYLKEARAIKYHRIRSGDTLSGIARRYGTSVSAICRLNGMSRNSTIYAGRKIRIR, encoded by the coding sequence ATGTTGAAAACGACTGGAACCACACTTACGCTTTCATTCTTCCTACTGTTAGGGTTGAACTCCTACGCACAAAGCACTGGAGGAGGATTCGAGGAAAGCCGCAAAGAATCAGGTGTTACTGAAAAGACCCTGACTGACGAAAGCATCTGGGATATCAATGATAGCCTAATGCACATCCCCGCATATGATGATTATTGCGAATGGGATACGCGTAACATTCACGCGTACGATTTCGACTACCGTGAACTAACGGATACCGTACACATGACCCTTCGTCATGAAGAGTGTGATTACGCTACCCCGTTCTACGGAAGAATCACATCAAACTTCGGAGAACGTGGTGCACGATACCACTATGGAATCGACATCAAACTATATAAAGGTGACCCAGTAAAGGTAGCTTTTGAAGGACTAGTACGTATTGCTCAGTACTCTCGCACCTACGGAAACGTAGTGGTCGTTCGTCATTCAAACGGACTAGAAACACTATACGCTCACTTGAGCGCTCGTAAAGTAAAACCAGGTGATTACGTTCAAGCCGGAGACATCATTGGTCTTGGTGGAAACACTGGCCGTAGTACAGGATCTCACCTGCACTTCGAGTGTCGTTACAAGGGCGAGCCGATCGATCCAAACTTGATCATTAACTGGGAAACTGGTGAATTGAATATCGACGAATTGGACTTGAATGCAGAGCACTTCGCTTACCTCAAAGAAGCACGTGCGATCAAGTACCACCGCATTCGTTCAGGAGATACTCTTAGCGGAATTGCACGTCGTTACGGAACGAGCGTATCTGCCATCTGCAGATTGAACGGTATGTCTCGCAACAGCACGATCTACGCCGGAAGAAAAATCCGCATCAGATAA
- a CDS encoding phytoene desaturase family protein — translation MTSKIAVIGSGFAGLAAATSLADKGHQVTVFEKNSSPGGRARHFTSGDFHFDMGPSWYWMPDVFEDYFARFGKKVSDYYTLKRLDPSYRVYFEDGPVDIPADFDELKALFESIEPGSGKQLEIFMDEAKTKYEIGMSKFVFKPSHTIMEFAELNIARDAMKLNLFKSFSAYARKHFSHPKLLQLLEFPVLFLGAKPEKTPALYSLMNYADSKLGTWYPMGGMSEIVKGMVALAEEKGVEFKYDANVETLVIRERAIKAVVVNGYEIECDAVVGAADYHHIDQNIVPKGFRQYDEKYWDKRTMSPSSLLYYLAVDKKVSGLLHHNLFFDTDFGKHAEAIYDTLEWPDNPLFYVCTPSKTDPSVAPEGKENVFILMPVAPGIKENDDTRDFYYELIMDRLEAHLGMDIRKHVTFKRSYAHKEFQHDYNAFKGNAYGLANTLDQTAFLKPKLKSKKIKNLYYAGQLTTPGPGVPPSLISGQVAADELNKLLPKAVAMSV, via the coding sequence ATGACATCAAAAATCGCGGTAATAGGTTCAGGCTTCGCAGGATTGGCGGCAGCTACAAGCCTTGCCGATAAAGGACATCAAGTGACGGTGTTCGAGAAGAATAGCTCTCCTGGAGGACGGGCTCGTCACTTCACATCCGGGGATTTCCATTTCGATATGGGTCCTTCTTGGTACTGGATGCCAGATGTGTTCGAAGATTACTTCGCGCGCTTCGGAAAGAAAGTCAGCGACTACTACACGCTTAAAAGACTCGACCCGAGTTACCGCGTGTACTTCGAAGATGGCCCTGTGGATATCCCAGCAGATTTTGACGAACTCAAAGCGCTCTTCGAATCCATTGAACCAGGAAGCGGGAAGCAGCTTGAGATCTTTATGGATGAGGCAAAAACGAAGTACGAAATCGGAATGTCGAAGTTCGTATTCAAGCCTTCACATACTATCATGGAATTTGCCGAGCTCAATATTGCTCGCGATGCCATGAAGCTCAATCTCTTTAAATCGTTCAGCGCTTACGCGCGTAAGCATTTCTCACACCCTAAGTTGCTTCAGCTATTGGAGTTCCCGGTGCTATTCCTAGGTGCTAAGCCAGAGAAAACACCAGCGCTGTATTCATTGATGAACTATGCTGACAGCAAGCTCGGTACGTGGTACCCAATGGGTGGTATGTCTGAGATTGTGAAAGGCATGGTAGCCTTAGCAGAAGAGAAAGGTGTAGAATTCAAGTACGACGCAAACGTCGAAACCTTGGTCATCAGAGAGCGCGCGATTAAAGCGGTAGTAGTGAACGGTTATGAAATCGAATGTGATGCTGTCGTAGGCGCAGCTGATTACCATCACATTGATCAAAACATTGTTCCGAAAGGATTCCGTCAGTACGACGAAAAATATTGGGACAAGCGTACGATGTCACCTTCAAGCCTGCTGTATTACTTGGCAGTAGACAAGAAGGTCTCTGGACTATTGCACCACAACCTCTTCTTTGATACCGACTTTGGTAAACATGCAGAGGCGATCTACGATACACTGGAATGGCCGGATAACCCGTTGTTCTATGTATGCACCCCTAGCAAAACTGATCCTTCAGTAGCTCCTGAAGGAAAAGAGAATGTATTCATCTTGATGCCAGTGGCTCCTGGAATCAAAGAGAACGACGATACCCGAGATTTCTACTACGAGTTAATCATGGACCGACTCGAAGCGCACCTCGGAATGGATATTCGAAAGCATGTGACCTTCAAACGTTCGTATGCGCACAAAGAATTCCAGCATGACTACAATGCGTTCAAAGGCAATGCCTACGGACTAGCAAATACGCTCGATCAAACTGCTTTCCTTAAGCCAAAGCTTAAAAGCAAGAAGATCAAGAACTTATACTACGCAGGACAACTTACCACCCCAGGACCAGGAGTACCTCCTAGCTTGATTAGTGGACAAGTTGCGGCAGATGAATTGAACAAATTGCTTCCGAAAGCGGTTGCAATGTCTGTTTAA
- a CDS encoding phytoene/squalene synthase family protein has protein sequence MKEIFDKVSLSCSVKTTKSYSTSFSLGIRFLDAKFRDPIYAVYGFVRFADEIVDTFHDYDKEKLFKRFEESTWLAIEQRISLNPILNAFQWAYHKYNIDREHVETFLRSMEMDLHETEYNREGFEEYILGSAEVVGLMCLRVFVEGDDKLYNHLEPYAKSLGSAFQKINFLRDLHADYKELGRAYFPGLDVEQFDESTKFRIEEEIEADFKEAYKGIVQLPKDARLGVYVAYVYYYRLFRKIKSLPSERVLEERIRINNKRKLALFVGSYVRHSFNLI, from the coding sequence ATGAAGGAGATTTTTGATAAAGTTTCGTTGTCGTGCAGTGTGAAGACGACGAAGTCGTACAGCACGTCTTTTTCGCTAGGAATTCGTTTCCTGGATGCCAAATTTCGTGACCCTATCTACGCAGTGTATGGATTCGTTCGCTTCGCGGATGAGATCGTAGATACATTCCATGATTACGATAAGGAGAAGCTCTTCAAACGCTTCGAGGAAAGCACTTGGCTTGCTATCGAACAGCGCATCAGCTTGAATCCTATCCTTAATGCATTCCAGTGGGCTTACCACAAGTACAATATTGACCGTGAACATGTAGAGACTTTCCTTCGCTCGATGGAAATGGACCTACATGAAACAGAATACAACCGTGAAGGCTTCGAAGAGTACATCTTGGGATCGGCTGAGGTTGTTGGTTTGATGTGCTTACGTGTCTTTGTTGAGGGCGATGATAAGCTCTACAACCACTTGGAACCATACGCAAAAAGCCTTGGGTCTGCATTCCAGAAGATCAATTTCTTGAGAGATCTTCATGCTGACTACAAAGAGCTTGGAAGAGCATACTTCCCAGGCTTGGATGTGGAACAGTTCGATGAGAGCACAAAGTTCCGCATCGAGGAAGAAATTGAAGCTGACTTTAAGGAAGCATACAAAGGGATTGTGCAACTGCCGAAAGACGCACGTTTGGGAGTGTATGTAGCGTACGTATACTACTACCGTCTCTTCCGCAAGATAAAGTCATTGCCGAGTGAACGCGTTCTCGAGGAACGTATTCGTATCAATAACAAACGCAAGCTGGCACTTTTCGTGGGCTCATATGTCCGCCACAGCTTCAACCTCATCTAA
- the idi gene encoding isopentenyl-diphosphate Delta-isomerase, whose product MEEVVLVDEQDNAIGSMEKLEAHEKGVLHRAFSIFIFNNDNELLIHQRAAEKYHSANLWTNTCCSHPRPEEALEDAVVRRLDEEMGMMCNVEHAFSFIYRSEFDNDLIEHELDHVFIGYTDDVPTPDPEEVQAFEYISLPELVRNIAEDPEKYTTWFRICLPRVIDYLEP is encoded by the coding sequence ATGGAAGAAGTAGTTCTCGTAGACGAACAAGACAATGCGATTGGTAGCATGGAAAAGCTGGAGGCTCATGAAAAAGGAGTGCTTCATCGCGCCTTCTCCATCTTTATTTTCAATAACGATAACGAATTATTGATCCACCAACGTGCTGCTGAAAAGTATCACAGCGCCAATCTTTGGACCAATACATGTTGCAGCCACCCTCGTCCTGAAGAGGCTTTAGAAGACGCAGTAGTTCGACGTCTTGACGAAGAAATGGGAATGATGTGTAATGTTGAGCATGCTTTCTCATTCATCTACCGCAGTGAATTTGACAATGACCTGATTGAGCATGAACTTGATCACGTATTCATTGGTTACACAGATGACGTTCCTACACCGGATCCTGAAGAAGTGCAAGCATTTGAATACATCTCACTTCCGGAGCTTGTGCGAAACATTGCTGAAGATCCCGAGAAATATACTACGTGGTTCCGCATTTGCTTACCACGTGTCATCGATTACCTCGAGCCTTAA
- the crtD gene encoding 1-hydroxycarotenoid 3,4-desaturase CrtD: MKTAAIVGAGIGGIATALRLAKRGFAVHVYEAADGPGGKLREFRTKGFRFDAGPSLFTLPHLVEELHTLQGNEVPFPFEKLDRSCHYFWDDGTHFTAWADKDKLSAEIEDSFGVSPTPTLEHLEYSDLLYDRTSSLFMERSLHRTKSYLSKDVLRALVKVHKLSLNSTMNAVNEKRLNHPKLVQLFNRYATYNGSDPYRAPGVLSIIPHLEHNIGTFFPKKGMYQITQSLVAAAEKLGVKFHYNAKVERIVVEGKKAAGLVVEGKETKADFVVSNADVYPTFRKLLKDQPAPEAVLARERSSSALIFYWGIDRSFPELHLHNILFSNDYEEEFKLLFEGERISEDPTVYINITSKCAPEDAPEGKENWFVMINVPSNSGQSWERLIPLARKHIIRKINKALKTDIEPFIITEERLDPITIESKTSSYMGSLYGTSSNDKMAAFLRHPNFAKKIKSLYFCGGSVHPGGGIPLCLLSAKIVDELIAQDHA; the protein is encoded by the coding sequence ATGAAAACAGCGGCGATCGTTGGAGCAGGAATTGGTGGTATCGCCACCGCACTTCGCCTTGCTAAGCGCGGATTCGCTGTTCATGTATACGAAGCTGCTGATGGTCCTGGCGGCAAATTGAGAGAATTCAGAACTAAAGGGTTTCGCTTTGATGCGGGTCCTTCCCTCTTCACCCTTCCACATCTTGTAGAAGAGCTGCACACCTTGCAGGGGAATGAGGTGCCCTTTCCTTTTGAAAAACTCGATCGTTCATGCCATTACTTCTGGGATGATGGAACGCACTTCACTGCATGGGCTGATAAAGACAAACTCTCAGCTGAAATCGAAGACTCATTCGGCGTTAGCCCCACCCCAACCCTTGAGCATTTAGAATACAGTGATCTGTTATATGATCGAACATCGAGCCTCTTCATGGAGCGTTCGCTGCATCGCACCAAAAGCTATCTTTCAAAGGATGTGCTGCGTGCTTTGGTGAAGGTGCACAAACTTTCACTGAACAGCACAATGAATGCGGTGAACGAGAAACGATTGAACCATCCCAAGCTCGTGCAGCTGTTCAATCGCTACGCGACCTATAATGGCTCTGATCCTTACCGAGCTCCTGGGGTGTTGAGTATCATTCCGCACCTTGAACACAATATTGGCACTTTCTTCCCGAAGAAAGGCATGTACCAAATCACTCAGAGTTTGGTGGCGGCGGCTGAAAAACTTGGAGTCAAGTTCCACTACAATGCCAAGGTTGAGCGCATTGTGGTTGAAGGAAAGAAAGCAGCAGGGCTTGTTGTAGAAGGTAAAGAAACCAAGGCTGATTTCGTTGTCAGTAACGCGGATGTCTATCCTACCTTTCGGAAATTGCTGAAAGATCAACCTGCGCCTGAAGCGGTATTAGCACGCGAGCGATCAAGTTCTGCGCTGATCTTCTACTGGGGCATTGATCGCAGCTTTCCGGAATTGCATTTGCATAACATCCTCTTCTCAAACGACTATGAAGAAGAATTCAAACTTCTCTTTGAGGGCGAACGAATTTCAGAAGACCCGACGGTTTATATCAATATCACCTCAAAGTGTGCGCCTGAAGATGCCCCAGAAGGCAAAGAGAATTGGTTTGTAATGATCAATGTTCCTTCAAATAGTGGACAATCTTGGGAGCGTTTAATACCGCTAGCGCGGAAACACATCATTCGCAAGATTAACAAGGCCTTGAAGACAGATATTGAGCCGTTTATTATTACCGAAGAACGTCTAGATCCGATCACTATCGAATCGAAAACGAGCAGCTACATGGGGTCGTTGTACGGAACGAGCTCGAATGATAAGATGGCGGCTTTCTTGCGTCATCCGAACTTTGCGAAGAAGATTAAATCACTCTATTTCTGCGGAGGAAGTGTCCACCCAGGTGGGGGTATTCCGCTTTGCTTACTTTCTGCTAAAATTGTTGATGAACTGATAGCTCAAGACCATGCCTAA